From the genome of Zalophus californianus isolate mZalCal1 chromosome 5, mZalCal1.pri.v2, whole genome shotgun sequence:
actgttagaggaaactgtatctcaaaatttgaagagtgaacaacttatatatatatgccaaaaataagggtaactactcagaaggggtagaatatgactctaaaaatgaaaaataaaaatgtttttttttaaggggattgataagatgttggttgaaaaagggaaaaagaattattaaaaaaacagttaaataaattaacttcaaagactaatgaatcatggtaaaaaagccatgaattctatgtgcaatattcccctagcactggagttctgccattctcattgatcggtaaacttggtcttggctggccgttcttgctgatcttctgggggaggggcctgttgccgtggttcccaaatgtctttgtgggaggccctattgccccgcccttgctgcccgtgctaagcaatctgctcgggtttgctctcgggagttttTCTTCCCTGCAAGCCTTCCAGACAGcattggaggatgacagtgaaaatgggcctcccaatctctgtcccggaggagctgagaactcagggccccactcctcagtgcgcccccagagaaaagcagtctgtcactcccatctccctggtctctggccgcactccatgctcacccggcctgtgaccgagcatttctatttcttgcaCCCAatcccatgtggagtctccaaacccagcagatccctgtggtgcgctcccacgctgctcctcccaggggaggaagaggagtcttcttggctctgccgcttgttgggtccctgctggaggagcagtggcccgactgtcaccgattacagtttatggcaaccccgagctgagagtctgctcctcggctccgtctctgaagctggcttccccactccgttACCCAGGAGCTCTtcctcactcaggcaccctcggtctttctgtgaccctgagggtcctgagaccacactctcccacgagggttccacctcctgctCAGCCagtggagtgacatccctcagtggagccgacttctaatagttccgattttgtgctctgcaactctatcacttgccagaagcggccaacggaggcccctctcccaccgtctatcctcctgaatatcgcctccaATTCAGTTCTCCCAAAGTCctactttccagtaagtggtcacttttctgttcagagagttgttactattcttttcttctatctcctgttgagttcgtaggtgttcagaatgctttgatccctattcagctgaattcctgagaccagacgaaatccaggtccctactcctccgccatcttgctccgcccccctgctctgatattttacttatatccatatcgatTAGGTCTGTGGCAGAGTATTATCTCTGATTCTtatcttttgttgtgaatttctccctctagtcattttgcccagagaagaatggatgaacaagagaaataaatcaaaattatcAACCATGCCCCAAGGAAAATACACGGAAGACAAATGcaaagaggtcagaaaccaaaaatgagaagaaaaaaaaagagagagagagagagaagataatcTCCCAGGTGGACAAAATAAGATGATCTTCTTGGccctgggtatattttggtctgtttgttagaagacactaaatctcaaaattgtaaagaaagaaagaaaaaaaaagtatatatatagatagatagatagatacagaaataaatttgaatacagtgaaaggaagccaaaaatgaagaatatatctataaaatgtaaaagtgaaatttaaaacaaaacttaaaaacagagttgataaaataaactatttgaaagaaaaagaaaaaagaaaaagaaagatttaaagtgAAAGACCAAAGTCTcatgtgaaaaaaatctttaattctatatactattttcccctagcacgGGAGTTTTGTGGGTCTGAGTGATTTATAAACTTGGTATTCGCCTGGAgatcctgctggtcttctgggggaggaacctgttgcactgattctcaggtgtcttgaTCTAGGTGGAGTTGCACCACCCCTTGCTAGGGGTTGGGCTCCTTATGAGTTGCTTTgggttgctctatgtggcttttgttccctgaaggctttcaggcCAATTTAGTGGATGAACAAAAGTAAGAAATGTCAGTGCCCCAATCTTCAGCCCCAGAGTTGAACAATCACAGCCCCCCCTCTTCAGTGGCCTTCAGGGTCAGTTAGTCTCATGTGTGCCAAACTCCTCAGACTTTTGTGGTGCACACCTGCACTAATATTCTCATGGGAGGGAAGGCTGTCACTGCGACCCTGCCTCTTGCTGAACTTCTGCTCCAGGAGCATTTGCCCAATGAAGCATGCACTTGCACTGCTTCTCCCGGGGAATGATAGACTCGTATCTCATATCAGCTGTCACTTGCTGGGACCCTGCTTAGAGAGTGGTCACCCGATAATGACAAGTTttatggtttatggcaacacctaGCTGAGAGGCCACTCCAAGGCTCGCTAATTGTAGCCAGTTTCCCcactccaatgcttgggaactctgtcacattcaggcacccccattctttctgtgaccccagggatcctgagaccacactgtctcaccTAGAATTCTGtcctgcttcaccacctgagcacttTTCAGGCAGGGATATCTGTCACAtgtgcagacttctaaaagttctgattttgagCTCCATTGTTATAACACTTTCTGGTAGACAGTTTACTGAGTCTCGCTTCCCCTGTGGTATATCTTCCATATATATATCCCTTTAGAGTcatgtctctgcacctcctaccttgcaaaaagaggtcacttttctatttttagaattgcagcaattctttttttagatCTCAGGTTtaattcacaggtgttcagaatgatttgatagatatctagctgaattcaagggacAAAATGAAACACGGGTTCTGGCCATCTTGCAccatcttccctcctttctttgatTCTTTATACTTCAGTTCAaagttcaaagtattttctaatttcagttATGCTCTGTGGTTTGAGGtaggcatttttttctaaacataagAGTGATTTGGGactatatgtttttatttcttaaataagaaaacatttcacCCTGAATCAATAAGTTTTTGATATTCATAGTTGTTTGGTTCGCACTTAAAATAATCTGTATTGCACAGGAGTTGGGTGCTGCACATGATTATTGTATATATCTTACATGTAAACatgatatcattttttttctcttctttatttttacgattttattttaacatacagAGATAGGTTGAATAATGGCATCCAAATATATCTATTCTTAATCCCCCAAACatataaatctttgaaaatagtGAAATTTTATATGACAAAAGGGAATttacaaatgtaataaaataaagtatcttgAGATGAGGAGAACTTGGATAATGAGGTTGGACCAATGTTATGCAGTTCTTATAAGAGTCAACAGCAAGAGTCAGAGTCTGTCAGAAGCAATGTAATGATGGAAACAAAGAGATTTGAATATGTTATACTGAGGattttaacaataaaagaaaatgttatgaattGAGGAATGTTAGGGATGGAACTCTAGGAGCTGGAACAGGTAAGGAAATAAACTTTTCTTCTAGCGCTTCTTTCCAGGATCTTGAAATTAGCTCACTAATTATGGACTTCTGACCTGCAAATCTATATAGCAATAAacgtgtgttgttttaaaccattatGCTTGTGCTGATTTGTTACAGAAGCAATAGGAAACTCATTTGTCTACCAATTATCAACAGCAATGTGTTAAATGTCTTCCCAATAATGATTGTTTATCCAATGTCTGTATGTGATTATATCACAAAAGTAGAATTTTATCatcataagaaatatttttttaattaatttatttatttatttgacagatagttggagagagagcacaagtaggcagagtggcaggcagagggagagggagaaacaggctctctacagagcaggaagcccaacatggggcttgatcccaggaccctgggatcatgacctgagctgaaggcagatgcttaaccaactgagccactcaggtgcatattttttatatattaaatattatctaaataaataaaatgaccaatCTGACCACCTTAGttccttgatttaaaaatactgagaagAAAAGGAACCAAATAACTGGATCTCATCTATGTTCGATTGAAAAGTGaagatatttatgtttttaaaatctagtagtctaaatttattgaattatttcaaatttcattacATGGTAGTTTTAAAACCACAGTAGATCTTCCTACAGTGAAATTAAGTGTATGTGATAATACAAAGATGAACTTACTTGAGAGTAAACTCTAAGTGTATCTGGATGTTATACTAGGAAAcctatattaaaatatctttaaacgTCCAggtatatttaacaaatatgtataatCCAAATCTAtcatgtgtttgtattttttttcttttcaaatctattttttttacacAGTGTGGAAGAATGTACTTTAAAATaagctcttttcatttttttctttgtacttgaTGGAACACTTTCTTAAAAgctactttcatttctttgttcctcAGACAATAGACGACAGGATTCAAGGTGAGTGTGATGATGGAATAAAATACAGCAGCCAGTCGCCCTTGAATAGGAGAATAGTCAGGGGTGGGCCTCAGGTACATGGAACTTCCAGTTCCATAAAATAGTAGAATAGTGGTCAGATGACAAGAACAAGTGAAGAAGGCTTTCCAGTGGCCCTGCACGTGCTGAATCTTGGTGATGGTGGAAATGATGCATACATAAGAGATTATTGTAAGAATAAAGACCCCCAGGATAATGCAGCTGCTGTAGATAAAACTCCATTCTTCATTTGCATGATAGTCAAAACAGGAGAGTCTCATGGCAGGAGGAATATCACAGAAAAAGTGATCTATAACATTAAGAccacagaaagggaaagagaaggtgtTGATAGCATGGGAGATTGAATAGAAAGCCCCACAAATCCAGGCAGTAGAAACCAGCTCCCAGCAGAGTTTTCCACTCATTGTGATCCCATAAAGAAGGGGCTGGTAGATGGCCATACAATGGTCATAGGCCATGGCTGTAAACAAGAAGCACTCAGTTCCTGCCAGGGTGAAAAATAAGTAGAGTTGGACAACACACTCTAGGAAGGAAATCTCCTCTGAACCCAAGATAGTATTGACAATGACCTTAGGCATGATGACTGATATATAACACACATCCAAGAAGGACAAATTCTTTAGGAAGAAATACATGGGTGTATGAAGATGACCATCTTTGATAATCACTGTGATGATAGAGATATGCCCCAGAATCCCAAAGGTATAGATGATCAGGAAAATACCTGTGCATACAGCATTCACAATGGGGATGTCTGAGAAACCCTTCAGAATAAATTGTACTATTATGCTCTGATTCACCATCTGAttaacatggaaacaaatgaaaaaaaaaaagagagagaagttacTTTTAGCTTAGATGTTATAAGGTACAAATCACCAGGTTGGCAACCCTTGGTCACTGtaattctacacacacacacacacacacacacacacacacacacacacacacttatttatGAATAGATGGAAAAGTTTAGCACTGATGTttatacttaataaaaatgatttgaaataaaGCCACTAGCTCTGTTTAGactaatattaaaaagaagtaaCATTCATTGGCTTTATTTTATGTATGAGGGAATTTTCAAAAAGCTATGTATGAACAAATACATGTTGTCCTCACAAACATGCTAATATCTGCCCATTTTGTTCTATAAATAAAGGAATCTAAGGGAAGTTGACTAATTTACTCAAGGTTGTAAATTaagaagcagcagagctgggatgcaAAAAAGGAAGGTTTTTATCTTAAACAATAAGACTCAACTCTCTCCATTATCTAGAAGAGCAAAGTAAATCCTTCTCAGTTTAAAATTAAtactggaggggtgcctgggtggctcagttgttgagcgtctgcctttagctcaggtcatgatgccagggtcctgggactgagccctgcattgggctccctgctctgcgggaagcctgcttctccctctctcactcccctgcttgtgttccctctctcgctgtgtctctgtcaaataaataaataaaatctctaaaaaaataaaaataaaaataaataaataaataaaattaatactggAGACATTTTCATCATTAAAGTCACCAGTGCAAAACTATTTAAGCTTAGATGTCTATCTATTGGAAATTGTAAAGCACATTACCATCCTTAAACCAGGAAGAACAGGAAGAATCCTTTAATTCTTCCTTCCCCAAGGCCACATCAACTTGGAATACTTtccagtcatcttttttttttattaatgtaccAATTTTTTGTTCTTATCTACCCTCACTCCAATAAAGATGACacctaaaatttaattaaaattcaattatttatttatttatttatttatttagccaaaTGTAAAAGCCT
Proteins encoded in this window:
- the LOC113928448 gene encoding olfactory receptor 1020-like; its protein translation is MVNQSIIVQFILKGFSDIPIVNAVCTGIFLIIYTFGILGHISIITVIIKDGHLHTPMYFFLKNLSFLDVCYISVIMPKVIVNTILGSEEISFLECVVQLYLFFTLAGTECFLFTAMAYDHCMAIYQPLLYGITMSGKLCWELVSTAWICGAFYSISHAINTFSFPFCGLNVIDHFFCDIPPAMRLSCFDYHANEEWSFIYSSCIILGVFILTIISYVCIISTITKIQHVQGHWKAFFTCSCHLTTILLFYGTGSSMYLRPTPDYSPIQGRLAAVFYSIITLTLNPVVYCLRNKEMKVAFKKVFHQVQRKK